In Streptomyces sp. NBC_01426, one genomic interval encodes:
- a CDS encoding metallophosphoesterase, whose protein sequence is MTRFRARVLGVVAAALSVSLLALPATAADRSAPQAKAPEKFSIVVFPDTQYSAESFPAAFNAQGKWIKDNTVARNIKYAIHEGDIVDDSDQSTQWANATGALGQLNGATPYILAVGNHDMDAMPKGQNPIVVRDAVAFNRNFPRSAFANLPTFGGTYPATQNDNSFHVFSAGGTNWLILALKYAPTDAEIAWGNKVISEHPDRQVMIVTHAYQNGTTKDSVGQKLWTKLVSRHPNVTMVFSGHYVNQGVIVEKGVNGNTVHQIQADYQNPGTLGPNSYFRILEFNPTAKTVSVQTYSPYLNKNLTDAKNQFTLQGVSFPHARR, encoded by the coding sequence ATGACGCGTTTCAGGGCACGGGTACTCGGCGTTGTCGCGGCTGCCTTGTCGGTCAGCCTCTTAGCGCTTCCCGCAACAGCCGCCGACCGGTCCGCGCCGCAGGCGAAGGCGCCGGAGAAGTTCAGCATCGTGGTGTTCCCCGACACCCAGTACTCGGCGGAGAGTTTCCCCGCGGCCTTCAACGCCCAAGGGAAATGGATCAAGGACAACACGGTCGCACGGAACATCAAGTACGCGATCCACGAGGGTGACATCGTCGACGACTCCGACCAGTCGACCCAGTGGGCCAACGCGACTGGCGCGTTGGGGCAGTTGAACGGCGCGACCCCGTACATCCTCGCCGTGGGCAATCACGACATGGACGCGATGCCCAAGGGTCAGAACCCGATCGTGGTGCGGGACGCGGTGGCGTTCAACCGGAACTTCCCGCGGAGCGCCTTCGCGAACCTGCCGACGTTCGGCGGCACTTACCCGGCCACGCAGAACGACAACAGCTTCCACGTGTTCTCGGCCGGAGGCACGAACTGGCTCATCCTCGCACTGAAGTACGCGCCCACCGACGCCGAGATCGCCTGGGGGAACAAGGTGATCTCCGAGCACCCCGACCGCCAGGTCATGATCGTGACCCACGCCTACCAGAACGGCACGACGAAGGACAGCGTCGGCCAGAAGCTCTGGACCAAGCTGGTCAGCCGGCACCCCAACGTGACGATGGTGTTCTCCGGCCACTACGTCAACCAGGGGGTGATCGTGGAGAAGGGGGTGAACGGGAACACCGTCCACCAGATCCAGGCCGACTACCAGAACCCCGGCACGCTCGGCCCGAACAGCTACTTCAGGATCCTCGAATTCAACCCGACGGCGAAGACGGTCAGCGTCCAGACCTACTCGCCGTACCTCAACAAGAACCTGACTGACGCGAAGAACCAGTTCACGCTCCAGGGCGTGAGCTTCCCGCACGCCCGCCGCTGA
- a CDS encoding TetR/AcrR family transcriptional regulator C-terminal domain-containing protein: MAHQPEAGRRAPLNRERVLRAAIALADGGGIESLSMRKLAQELGVVPMALYKHVPNKEQLLDGMVDTVVARIDLPASGSGWKDVVRGRVLSARRELLRHRWAAQVIESRTGPTPAVLEYLDSMIGTFRDGGFSVDLTHHAMHAMGSRLLGFSQELFDDSGNADPNSDPNSDPDGGAEARAAGVAMAARYPRIAELAAGAAHDPTSVVGGRRCDDQFEFEFALDLLLDGLEKLHERGWTSTGSSGAEAGTETGAGAGAGAGAGAGAGPGA; encoded by the coding sequence ATGGCACATCAGCCGGAGGCCGGGCGCCGGGCGCCGCTCAACCGGGAGCGCGTCCTGCGGGCGGCCATCGCCCTCGCGGACGGTGGCGGCATCGAGTCGCTCAGCATGCGCAAGCTCGCGCAGGAGCTGGGCGTCGTACCGATGGCCCTGTACAAGCACGTGCCCAACAAGGAGCAGCTCCTTGACGGCATGGTCGACACGGTCGTCGCCCGCATCGACCTCCCGGCGAGCGGTTCCGGCTGGAAGGACGTGGTCCGTGGGCGTGTGCTCTCGGCCCGTCGCGAACTCCTGCGGCACCGCTGGGCCGCGCAGGTGATCGAGTCGCGCACCGGGCCGACCCCGGCCGTGCTGGAGTACCTGGACTCGATGATCGGGACGTTCCGCGACGGGGGCTTCTCCGTCGACCTCACCCATCACGCGATGCACGCCATGGGCAGCCGGCTGCTGGGCTTCAGCCAGGAACTGTTCGACGACTCCGGGAACGCCGACCCGAACTCCGACCCGAACTCCGACCCGGACGGCGGGGCCGAGGCACGCGCGGCAGGGGTGGCGATGGCAGCGCGGTACCCGCGGATCGCCGAGCTGGCGGCGGGGGCCGCCCATGACCCGACGTCGGTCGTCGGCGGCCGGCGCTGCGACGATCAGTTCGAGTTCGAGTTCGCGCTGGACCTCCTCCTGGACGGGCTGGAGAAGCTCCACGAGCGGGGGTGGACGTCCACCGGATCATCCGGAGCCGAGGCCGGTACCGAGACGGGGGCTGGGGCTGGGGCTGGGGCTGGGGCCGGGGCCGGGGCCGGACCCGGGGCGTGA
- a CDS encoding DUF4386 domain-containing protein: MSSDRRTAVVAGVLFLVTEIAAIGGLALYRPVLDGSPGALGPGAADSAFLGALCELVLVAAVTGTGAALYPVVRRRYEGMALGYACLRLLEAAIITVGVLSVLTLVTLRREAVGVEGAAAADRALVALHDWTFLLGPNVALGLNTALLAYVMYRSRLVPRFIAVLGLVGGPLICASAVAVMFGAYEQVSVTGSALAVPVFAWEVALAVRLIVKGFEPDRAGAADAPHAALVPAGVNGGVLRA; this comes from the coding sequence ATGAGCTCAGACAGAAGGACCGCGGTGGTCGCGGGCGTGCTGTTCCTGGTGACCGAGATCGCCGCGATCGGCGGGCTGGCCCTCTACCGGCCCGTCCTGGACGGATCGCCGGGTGCCCTCGGTCCCGGCGCGGCCGACTCGGCGTTCCTCGGGGCGCTGTGCGAACTGGTCCTCGTGGCCGCCGTCACGGGGACCGGAGCGGCGCTGTATCCCGTCGTCAGGAGGCGGTACGAGGGGATGGCGCTCGGTTACGCCTGCCTGCGGCTCCTGGAGGCCGCGATCATCACGGTCGGCGTGTTGAGCGTCCTGACGCTCGTGACGCTGCGACGGGAAGCGGTGGGCGTCGAGGGCGCCGCCGCTGCCGACCGGGCACTCGTGGCCCTGCACGACTGGACGTTCCTGCTCGGGCCGAACGTCGCCCTGGGCCTGAACACGGCGCTGCTGGCGTACGTGATGTACCGCTCCCGGCTCGTGCCGCGGTTCATCGCCGTGCTGGGGCTGGTGGGCGGCCCGCTGATCTGTGCCTCGGCGGTGGCCGTGATGTTCGGGGCCTACGAGCAGGTCTCGGTCACGGGCTCGGCCCTGGCCGTCCCGGTGTTCGCCTGGGAGGTGGCCCTGGCTGTCCGCCTCATCGTCAAGGGATTCGAACCGGACCGGGCCGGCGCGGCGGACGCTCCGCACGCGGCCCTCGTCCCCGCCGGGGTGAACGGGGGAGTTCTTCGCGCCTGA
- a CDS encoding VOC family protein encodes MACRISELVIDAEDPQRLAAFWCDVLDYVELGREADGSVEIGPPGVGFGGAQPTLVFNAGRDPRKGKLPLHIDVNAIDRDQDAELDRLLALGAVPVDIGQTGEESWHVLADPEGNEFCLLRTRLKPL; translated from the coding sequence ATGGCATGCCGAATCAGCGAACTCGTCATCGACGCCGAAGACCCCCAGCGACTGGCCGCGTTCTGGTGCGATGTCCTCGACTACGTCGAACTGGGTCGAGAGGCCGACGGCAGCGTCGAGATCGGCCCGCCGGGCGTCGGGTTCGGCGGTGCCCAGCCAACCCTCGTCTTCAACGCCGGCCGCGACCCCCGGAAGGGGAAGCTCCCGCTGCACATCGACGTCAACGCCATCGACCGCGACCAGGACGCCGAGCTGGACAGGTTGCTGGCGCTGGGGGCGGTGCCCGTCGACATCGGCCAGACCGGCGAGGAGAGCTGGCACGTCCTGGCCGACCCCGAGGGCAACGAGTTCTGTCTCCTGCGCACTCGACTGAAGCCCCTCTGA
- a CDS encoding acyltransferase family protein: MAGIRTGGQAPVRLYALDAVRITAALVVVLYHYVALGTAWGLSGTQHLFPALRPFALYGWLGVEIFFIVSGFVICMSAWGRTVGDFATSRISRLFPAYWAGIAFTTFVLWMLPELWRIDEWADVLVNFTMFQGGIGVPHLDHAYWTLFEELKFYALFALVIRIGVTYRNCVVFIGLWTVAGVVAPSTDFRLLHFFAIPQYSPYFIAGVAFYLMRRFRPSGLLWGIVGCQFLLAQHYVRGRMVTNLGARLTEQLPAWPARIVIAVGFLAMAAIALGLLDRIQWSWLSTVGAITYPLYIIHMTAGITLIHHFRGKMPAYALVGTVTAAMLVVAWLIHRFVERPLSRRLRSAMRSGIEDIRRSTPVQASLPPSALPAQRRERVVEPDLTRR; this comes from the coding sequence ATGGCCGGTATACGAACAGGCGGCCAGGCGCCGGTAAGGCTCTACGCGCTCGACGCGGTGCGAATAACCGCGGCGCTCGTCGTCGTGCTGTACCACTACGTGGCGCTGGGTACCGCCTGGGGGCTCAGCGGTACGCAGCACCTCTTCCCCGCGCTGCGACCCTTCGCGCTCTACGGCTGGCTCGGCGTCGAGATCTTCTTCATCGTCAGCGGCTTTGTCATCTGCATGAGCGCCTGGGGCCGTACGGTCGGCGATTTCGCCACATCGCGCATCTCGCGGCTCTTCCCCGCGTACTGGGCCGGCATCGCCTTCACGACGTTCGTGCTGTGGATGCTGCCCGAGCTGTGGCGCATCGACGAGTGGGCCGATGTTCTGGTCAATTTCACGATGTTCCAGGGCGGGATCGGTGTTCCGCACCTCGACCACGCGTACTGGACCCTCTTCGAAGAGCTCAAGTTCTACGCGCTCTTCGCCCTCGTGATCCGCATCGGGGTCACGTACCGCAACTGCGTCGTGTTCATCGGGCTGTGGACGGTCGCCGGTGTCGTGGCACCCTCCACCGACTTCAGGCTGCTGCACTTCTTCGCGATCCCTCAGTACTCCCCGTACTTCATCGCGGGCGTGGCCTTCTATCTGATGCGGCGCTTCCGCCCCTCCGGCCTGCTCTGGGGAATCGTCGGCTGTCAGTTCCTCCTCGCCCAGCACTATGTTCGTGGCCGCATGGTCACCAACCTCGGCGCACGTCTGACAGAGCAGCTGCCGGCCTGGCCGGCGCGGATCGTCATCGCCGTCGGCTTCCTGGCCATGGCCGCCATCGCGCTCGGTCTGCTCGACCGCATCCAGTGGAGCTGGCTGTCCACCGTCGGCGCCATCACCTACCCGCTCTACATCATCCACATGACGGCGGGCATCACCCTGATCCACCACTTCCGCGGCAAGATGCCGGCCTACGCGCTGGTCGGTACGGTCACCGCCGCGATGCTGGTCGTCGCGTGGCTGATCCACCGGTTCGTGGAACGACCTCTTTCCCGCAGGCTCCGTTCCGCGATGCGGTCCGGTATAGAGGACATCCGACGGAGCACCCCGGTGCAGGCTTCGCTGCCACCGTCGGCGCTGCCGGCGCAGCGTCGGGAACGTGTCGTCGAACCCGACCTGACGCGCCGCTGA
- a CDS encoding ArsR/SmtB family transcription factor → MADDLFKALADSTRRIILDELTDKSGQTLFEICSRLSMKHRLGMSRQAVSQHLAVLEAAGLVETRREGRYKFHDLNAAPLRQVAERWPVPEASEPEENTP, encoded by the coding sequence GTGGCCGACGACCTTTTCAAAGCCTTGGCCGACTCCACCCGTCGCATCATCCTCGACGAGCTCACGGACAAATCAGGACAGACGCTGTTCGAGATCTGCTCCCGGCTGAGCATGAAACACCGGCTCGGCATGTCGCGGCAGGCGGTCTCCCAGCACCTCGCCGTGCTGGAGGCCGCCGGGCTCGTCGAGACGCGGCGGGAGGGCCGCTACAAGTTCCACGATCTGAACGCGGCCCCACTGCGACAGGTCGCCGAGCGATGGCCGGTGCCCGAGGCATCCGAACCGGAGGAGAACACTCCATGA
- a CDS encoding VOC family protein, whose product MKIRLTSVFVDDQAKALAFYTEILGFVKKHDVPVGETARWLTVVSPDELGGTELLLEPAGHPAVKPYRDTLVGDGIPLAQFAVDDVQAEYERLRGLGVRFTQEPVEMGPVTTAVFDDTCGNLIQIATQPQ is encoded by the coding sequence ATGAAGATCCGTCTGACCAGCGTCTTCGTCGACGACCAGGCCAAGGCCCTGGCCTTCTACACCGAGATCCTCGGCTTCGTGAAGAAGCACGACGTCCCGGTGGGGGAGACGGCCCGGTGGCTGACCGTCGTCTCGCCCGACGAGCTCGGCGGCACCGAACTCCTCCTCGAGCCCGCCGGCCACCCCGCCGTCAAGCCGTACCGCGACACGCTCGTGGGCGATGGCATCCCGCTCGCCCAGTTCGCCGTCGACGACGTGCAGGCGGAGTACGAGCGCCTGCGCGGCCTCGGCGTCCGCTTCACCCAGGAGCCCGTGGAGATGGGCCCCGTCACCACCGCCGTCTTCGACGACACCTGCGGAAACCTGATCCAGATCGCCACGCAGCCGCAGTAG
- a CDS encoding magnesium and cobalt transport protein CorA has product MTAQRDGKDGGEGLPSAVVDCALYEDGQRIPGQVNLGKVLDRIDPEAGRFAWIGLYEPTEEQLQEVAEAFGLHPLAVEDAVHAHQRPKLERYEDMLFLVLKTIVYVDHDKITATSEIVDTGEIMVFAGPGYAITVRHGSAPPLEGVRQQLQDDPRQLGCGPAAVLHAVADMVVDRYVEVADSFADDVDTLESEVFSPDRPVDAGRIYQLKRELLEFKRAVMPLAPALRRLSEETPQIPREVATYFRDVADHHQRVSEQILSFDELITGMLSAGIAQLGVQQNADMRRISAWAALIAVPTMIVGVYGMNFEHMPELTSPYGYPAVWAVIIVACSVVYRALRRNKWL; this is encoded by the coding sequence ATGACGGCGCAGCGGGACGGCAAGGACGGTGGTGAGGGTCTGCCGTCGGCGGTGGTGGACTGCGCCCTCTACGAGGACGGACAGCGCATCCCCGGACAGGTGAACCTGGGCAAGGTCCTGGACCGCATAGACCCGGAGGCGGGACGGTTCGCGTGGATCGGCCTGTACGAGCCCACGGAGGAGCAGCTACAGGAGGTCGCCGAGGCCTTCGGCCTGCACCCCCTCGCGGTCGAGGACGCCGTCCACGCCCACCAGCGACCCAAGCTGGAACGCTACGAGGACATGCTGTTCCTGGTGCTCAAGACGATCGTCTACGTCGACCACGACAAGATCACCGCGACCAGCGAGATCGTCGACACCGGCGAGATCATGGTGTTCGCCGGCCCCGGGTACGCGATCACCGTCCGGCACGGCAGTGCCCCGCCGCTGGAAGGCGTACGCCAACAGTTGCAGGACGACCCGCGGCAATTGGGCTGCGGCCCCGCCGCCGTCCTGCACGCGGTCGCGGACATGGTCGTCGACCGCTACGTCGAAGTGGCCGACTCCTTCGCCGATGACGTCGACACACTGGAGAGCGAGGTCTTCTCCCCGGACCGGCCGGTCGACGCCGGGCGCATCTACCAGCTCAAGCGGGAACTCCTCGAATTCAAGCGCGCCGTCATGCCCCTGGCCCCCGCCCTGCGACGCCTCAGTGAAGAGACCCCCCAGATCCCGCGGGAGGTGGCCACCTACTTCCGGGACGTCGCCGACCACCACCAACGGGTGAGCGAACAGATCCTGTCCTTCGACGAGCTCATCACCGGCATGCTCAGCGCCGGCATCGCCCAGCTCGGCGTTCAGCAGAACGCGGACATGCGCCGCATCAGCGCCTGGGCCGCCCTCATCGCCGTCCCCACCATGATCGTCGGGGTGTACGGCATGAACTTCGAGCACATGCCCGAACTCACGTCGCCCTACGGCTACCCCGCGGTCTGGGCGGTCATCATCGTCGCCTGCTCCGTCGTGTACCGGGCCCTGCGGCGCAACAAGTGGCTGTAG
- a CDS encoding alpha/beta hydrolase encodes MQTRSAHIPRRRVGWGMSLVLVAVTALLGATPGTASATTPAAPAVPVLSWGPCADPGDGFECATALVPLDYRRPTGPALPLAVTRHLAADPARRTGVLVLHPGGPGNSGVNFARDSYEALPAALRDTFDVVGYDMRGVARSGQVECWNDTEYSAAVDAARGVPGPGALRGAVRQGLDFATACRQRSGDLVPFIGTASNAKDMDLLRQALGEETLSFYGRSFGSYVGTVYAAQFPRRVRAMVLDGAYDPRHYADVPYAYDAKQFVALDTAVGRFLDWCAENATTCGFGEGRPRQAFEQLKRDLDADPVITASGRPATGYTLAYRLMFNINSGKEVWPYLGEALRAAQAHRSSFLLSPPSPASFDFLNVNMAVECADRAYPTSPLLLGALVSAHVASAPLLGPAIGLGPPTYDHNHAPTCAQWPAERPSRFEGSYRAAGSAPILILGTTGDPDTPYQDARALAGTLDNGRLLTFDAEGHTAYNRSACVSALVNDYLATLALPARGTVCADETPPQSPTLRTDRIEVDETREVIPALR; translated from the coding sequence ATGCAGACCCGCTCAGCCCACATCCCGCGCAGGCGAGTGGGGTGGGGCATGTCCCTCGTCCTGGTCGCGGTCACCGCGCTCCTCGGGGCAACGCCCGGGACCGCCTCGGCGACGACTCCCGCGGCGCCGGCCGTTCCCGTCCTGTCCTGGGGCCCCTGCGCCGACCCGGGCGACGGCTTCGAATGCGCGACCGCCCTGGTACCGCTCGACTACCGCAGACCCACCGGGCCCGCGCTCCCGCTCGCGGTCACCCGACACCTCGCGGCCGACCCGGCCCGTCGCACCGGCGTCCTGGTCCTGCACCCCGGCGGCCCCGGCAACTCCGGTGTGAACTTCGCCCGTGACAGTTACGAGGCGCTCCCCGCCGCCCTCCGCGACACCTTCGACGTCGTCGGGTACGACATGCGCGGGGTGGCGCGCAGCGGACAGGTGGAGTGCTGGAACGACACGGAGTACTCCGCCGCCGTCGACGCCGCCCGCGGTGTGCCCGGCCCGGGGGCGCTGCGAGGCGCCGTTCGGCAGGGGCTCGATTTCGCCACCGCCTGCCGGCAACGGTCGGGAGACCTCGTGCCGTTCATCGGCACCGCCTCGAACGCCAAGGACATGGATCTGCTCCGCCAGGCCCTCGGCGAGGAGACCCTCTCCTTCTACGGTCGTTCCTTCGGGAGTTACGTCGGCACGGTCTATGCCGCGCAGTTCCCCCGACGGGTCCGCGCCATGGTCCTGGACGGGGCATACGATCCGCGGCACTACGCCGACGTGCCGTACGCCTACGACGCCAAGCAGTTCGTCGCCCTGGACACGGCGGTCGGCCGGTTCCTGGACTGGTGCGCCGAGAACGCCACCACCTGCGGATTCGGCGAAGGGCGCCCGAGGCAGGCGTTCGAACAGCTCAAGCGGGACCTGGACGCCGACCCCGTCATCACGGCGAGCGGGCGCCCGGCCACCGGATACACCCTCGCCTACCGTCTGATGTTCAACATCAACTCGGGCAAGGAGGTCTGGCCCTATCTGGGAGAGGCCCTGAGGGCGGCCCAGGCACACCGGAGTTCGTTCCTGTTGTCCCCGCCCTCCCCCGCGTCCTTCGACTTCCTCAACGTCAACATGGCCGTCGAGTGCGCGGACCGCGCCTATCCGACGAGCCCCCTGCTGCTGGGCGCGCTGGTCAGCGCCCATGTCGCCTCCGCGCCGCTGTTGGGGCCCGCCATCGGCCTCGGGCCGCCCACCTACGACCACAACCACGCACCCACCTGCGCCCAGTGGCCGGCGGAGCGCCCGAGCCGGTTCGAGGGCTCCTACCGGGCGGCCGGTTCCGCCCCGATCCTGATCCTCGGCACGACCGGGGACCCGGACACCCCGTACCAGGACGCGCGGGCCCTGGCCGGGACGCTGGACAACGGGCGGCTGCTGACCTTCGACGCCGAAGGACACACCGCGTACAACCGCAGTGCCTGTGTGAGCGCCCTGGTCAACGACTACCTCGCCACCCTGGCGCTTCCCGCGCGGGGCACCGTCTGCGCGGACGAGACGCCCCCGCAATCGCCGACCCTCCGCACCGACAGGATCGAGGTGGACGAGACGCGCGAGGTGATCCCCGCCCTGCGCTGA
- a CDS encoding glycoside hydrolase family 64 protein: MFRLSKVLGSGVSALVVAAGLMVFGPSTSAEAVPATIPLTIKNNSGRGEPVYVYNLGTLLSTGQQGWADANGTFHPWPAGGNPPTPAPDASIAGPANGQTRTIRMPKFSGRVYFSIGQKIVFKLTTGGLVQPAVQNPSDPNRNTLFNWSEYTLNDAGLWINSTQVDMFSAPYAVGVKAANGTVSTVGRLKPGGYNAVFDQLRSAGWGGLIQSRPDGTPLRALSPGHGIEAGGIPAGAMNDYVNRVWNKYSSSTLTVTPFANEPNTKYYGRVSGNVMNFTNGSGAVVAGFQKPDSDSIFGCYKLLDAPNDLVRGPISRTLCAGFNRSTLLTNPNQPDANGGNFYRDAVTNHYSRVIHGQMADGKAYGFAFDDVGAHESLVHDGNPQEAFMTLEPYN; this comes from the coding sequence ATGTTCCGCTTATCGAAAGTGCTGGGCTCCGGCGTCTCGGCGCTGGTTGTCGCCGCCGGCCTGATGGTCTTCGGTCCGTCGACCTCCGCGGAGGCCGTACCCGCCACCATCCCACTCACGATCAAGAACAACTCAGGACGCGGCGAGCCGGTCTACGTCTACAACCTGGGCACCCTGCTCAGCACCGGACAGCAGGGCTGGGCCGACGCCAACGGCACGTTCCATCCCTGGCCGGCGGGCGGCAATCCCCCCACCCCCGCGCCCGACGCGTCGATCGCGGGCCCGGCCAACGGGCAGACGCGGACGATCCGGATGCCGAAGTTCTCCGGACGCGTCTACTTCTCCATCGGACAGAAGATCGTCTTCAAGCTCACCACCGGCGGCCTGGTGCAACCCGCCGTGCAGAACCCCTCCGACCCCAACCGCAACACCCTGTTCAACTGGTCCGAGTACACGCTCAACGACGCCGGTCTGTGGATCAACAGCACCCAGGTCGACATGTTCTCGGCTCCGTACGCGGTGGGCGTCAAAGCGGCCAACGGCACGGTCAGCACGGTCGGTCGACTCAAGCCGGGTGGCTACAACGCCGTGTTCGACCAACTGCGTTCGGCCGGCTGGGGCGGACTGATCCAGAGCCGCCCCGACGGCACACCCCTGCGAGCGCTCTCGCCCGGGCACGGCATCGAGGCCGGCGGGATCCCGGCCGGCGCGATGAACGACTACGTCAACCGGGTCTGGAACAAGTACAGCTCATCCACGCTCACCGTGACACCGTTCGCGAACGAACCGAACACCAAGTACTACGGACGGGTATCGGGCAACGTCATGAACTTCACCAACGGCTCGGGAGCGGTGGTCGCCGGCTTCCAGAAGCCGGACTCCGACAGCATCTTCGGCTGCTACAAGCTCCTGGACGCACCCAACGACCTCGTCCGCGGCCCGATCTCCCGCACCCTCTGCGCCGGCTTCAACCGGTCGACGCTCCTGACGAACCCGAACCAACCCGACGCGAACGGCGGCAACTTCTACCGTGACGCCGTCACCAATCACTACTCCCGCGTCATCCACGGCCAGATGGCCGACGGCAAGGCGTACGGCTTCGCCTTCGACGACGTGGGCGCCCACGAGTCGTTGGTGCACGACGGCAATCCGCAGGAGGCCTTCATGACCCTGGAGCCGTACAACTAG
- a CDS encoding APC family permease, translating to MAEVAEAAQDGPDGGGATEGAGYRQELKRSLGSFQVFAISFAFISVAVGIFATFDQVLLTAGPVGIWLWLIAAVGQTLVALVVAQFAARIPLSGSSYQWASRLGNPRVGWWFGWLTFCYLAIAVVAIDNALASQAFMPLAGMAPDEDTARVITLVVLVVQALLAIASTRLVSWINSAAVGLELALVVVVAISLVIAVLVTGNGSAANLTSRGVTEGTPGYFAVGGGLMLAMIMGLATLVGFDSAANLAEEAKDPRRSVPRAIVASVVAAGVLGMLFLITLTVAIEDIPRISNEASPVAAIMHDRLGAVAERVLLTAITFAFFGAGIVVMVSCSRLVYAMSRDSRFPAHQVMRRVSPRTHTPIPATVLILALGAVLMVALPGSALLELITASTILPALIYGSTIVLYLVVRRRLDRRKGAFDLGRGELPVAVCALAWTLFALFVLVAPDEALTSVVIVAGLLVLGALFFLGMLVFDRQALASEPTSGSASGSASGPPSGPGGGSTPGP from the coding sequence GTGGCTGAAGTGGCGGAGGCTGCGCAGGACGGGCCCGACGGCGGGGGTGCCACGGAGGGCGCCGGCTATCGGCAGGAGCTGAAACGGTCGCTCGGCTCCTTCCAGGTGTTCGCGATCTCGTTCGCGTTCATCTCGGTGGCGGTCGGGATCTTCGCCACCTTCGACCAGGTGTTGCTGACGGCGGGCCCGGTCGGGATCTGGCTCTGGCTGATCGCCGCGGTCGGGCAGACCCTCGTGGCTCTGGTGGTCGCGCAGTTCGCCGCCCGCATCCCGTTGAGCGGCTCTTCCTACCAATGGGCGTCCCGGCTCGGCAACCCCAGGGTCGGCTGGTGGTTCGGCTGGCTGACGTTCTGTTACCTGGCGATCGCCGTGGTCGCCATCGACAACGCCCTGGCGAGCCAGGCCTTCATGCCGCTGGCCGGCATGGCCCCGGACGAGGACACCGCCCGCGTGATCACTCTGGTGGTGCTGGTCGTCCAGGCCCTGCTCGCCATCGCCTCGACCCGCCTGGTCAGCTGGATCAACTCGGCGGCGGTCGGACTGGAACTCGCCCTGGTCGTGGTGGTGGCGATCTCGCTCGTCATCGCCGTCCTGGTCACGGGCAACGGATCGGCGGCCAATCTGACCTCCCGTGGCGTCACCGAGGGCACCCCCGGGTACTTCGCCGTCGGCGGCGGCCTGATGCTCGCGATGATCATGGGGTTGGCCACCCTCGTCGGTTTCGACTCCGCCGCCAACCTCGCGGAGGAGGCCAAGGACCCCCGCCGCAGCGTCCCGCGCGCGATCGTCGCATCGGTCGTGGCGGCCGGCGTGCTCGGCATGCTGTTCCTGATCACCCTCACCGTCGCGATCGAGGACATTCCCCGGATCAGCAACGAGGCTTCGCCCGTGGCCGCGATCATGCACGACCGTCTCGGCGCCGTCGCCGAACGTGTGCTGCTGACCGCCATCACCTTCGCCTTCTTCGGCGCTGGCATCGTCGTGATGGTTTCCTGCTCCCGCCTCGTCTACGCCATGTCCCGCGACTCCCGCTTCCCCGCCCACCAGGTGATGCGACGGGTCAGCCCGCGCACGCACACACCCATCCCGGCGACCGTCCTGATCCTCGCGCTCGGGGCCGTCCTGATGGTGGCGCTCCCCGGCTCGGCCCTGCTGGAGCTGATCACCGCCTCGACCATCCTCCCCGCCCTCATCTACGGGTCCACGATCGTCCTCTACCTCGTCGTACGCCGCCGACTCGACCGCCGCAAGGGCGCGTTCGACCTGGGGCGCGGCGAACTGCCCGTGGCGGTCTGCGCCCTGGCCTGGACCCTCTTCGCCCTCTTCGTGCTCGTGGCACCGGACGAGGCGCTGACCTCCGTCGTCATCGTCGCGGGCCTGCTCGTCCTCGGAGCCCTGTTCTTCCTCGGCATGCTGGTCTTCGACCGTCAGGCCTTGGCCTCCGAGCCCACGTCCGGGTCCGCGTCGGGGTCCGCGTCAGGACCGCCCTCAGGGCCCGGGGGCGGGAGCACCCCCGGGCCCTGA